The following nucleotide sequence is from Kiritimatiella glycovorans.
CCTCGCAAAGGTTGCCGGAGGCGGACCCTACGCCCAGGGTGCGCTCGAGGTCCTGGCCTCGCTCGAAGAACGCCTGTGCGAAATTACGGGCATGGGCGCCTATACCCTGCAGCCCCTGGCGGGGGCGCACGGGGAACTGACCGGCATGCTGCTGGTCGCCGCTTATCACCACGCCCGGGGCGATGCCAAGCGCACCGAAGTGCTGATTCCCGACGAATCACACGGAACCAATCCCTCCAGCGCCGCGACCGCCGGACTCGAGGTCGTATCGATCCCCACCGATCCCTCGACCGGTATGCTGGACCTCGCCGCCCTGAAGCAACACCTCAGCGAACGCACGGCGGCGGTCATGCTCACGAATCCGAACACGCTGGGCATTTTCCACGCCCATATCCGGGAGGTCGTGGCCTGTGCGCACGAGCAGGGGGCGCTGGTCTACTACGACGGGGCGAATCTCAACGCGGTGCTCGGACGCTTCCGCCCCGGCGATGCGGGCATCGACGTGGTGCACGTCAACCTCCACAAGACCTTCGGAACTCCGCACGGAGGCGGGGGGCCGGGCGCGGGTCCCGTCGGCGTGAACGGACGGCTGGAGCCGTTTCTGCCGGGACCGCGCCCCGTGCGCTGCGGAGACGGGCAAATACGACTGGAAGACGCCGGCGGGAAATCCATCGGCCCCGTCGCCCCCTTCTACGGTCAGTTCGGGGTCTGCCTCAAGGCGCTGGCGTATATCGAGCTGCTCGGCGGCGACGGACTGCGTGCGGTGAGCGAGGCGGCGGTACTGAATGCCAACTACCTGCGGCAGGCGTTGAAGGACGACTACGAGCTTCCCTTCGATCATCCCTGCATGCACGAGTTCGTGCTTTCCGCTTCGAGACAGGCCGCGAACGGCGTTCACGCCACGGACATCGCCAAGGGTCTGATCGAGGCCGGCATTCATCCGCCCACCGTCTATTTCCCGCTGATTGTCGAGGAGGCAATGATGTTCGAACCGACGGAGACGGAAAACCGTCCCACGCTGGATCGGTTCATCGACGTCATGCGCGCGCTGGCGCGGCGCGCGAAAGAAGACCCCGGATCGCTGCAGGCCGCACCGCGCAACACCGCGGTTTGCCGCCCGGACGAGACCGGCGCCGCACGCCGCCCGGACCTGTGTTCCGCGTAACCCACAGATACCACAGAGGATACCGGGTTCGGGCTGGGGGACGACCACGGATTACGCCGACCGCACGGATGCGGATCTACCTCGCGGAATCACCGGCTGCGGAGCATCCCGGGCAGTGCAGCGCTGGGGGGATAGGCGCAGAATCCGTTGACCGCATTGACGATGTCGATCATGAGGATCATGACCGACTGCTGGATTCCGGGTGCGGTCGACTCGCGCGGGCCGGCCACATTCAGAACGCACTCCGCGGGCGGCCCCTCCGCGCCGGACGGTCCGTCGAACCATCGTTTGACCTGCCGGACGGCGGCTTTCCGCTCCGTCTGCCGGAGATTGATATGGAGCCGGGGTTTTCGGTGAGCGTCCGCGAGGTCGAGGGTTTTCAGACTTCCGCCGGAGGGTTTGCCGAAGGTGAAGACCAGGGTGGCGTCGGAATCGACCACGTTGGCCTCCGTCCGCGCGGCATAGACCCCGGACTTCATCTCCCGCATCCGGTCGAACCGATCCGGGACCCGTCCTCCCTTCTCCGTCTTGCGCCCGGCGGGGACCCAGCCTCCGTGGGGCAGCGAGCAATACAGCGCGGCCTCCAGTGCCCCCTGATCGGCCCCGGTCTGCCCGCCGCTGACTATTTTTGCGATCGTCATATCCCCGTCAGCATCCCGATTAGGCGAGCGAGATGCAAGCAAGCGATTTCATCAACCGTTCAACCGGCTCGCCGGAGGTTCGACTCCGGAGGTTCCGGGGACATCCGTCAGCGGTTCGAGGGGGAGCCGGACGGTGAAAACCGATCCCTCGGCCTCCCGGCTTTCGAGGCGTATCTGGCCTGCCATCAGTTCTGCGAGCTGCTGGCAGATGGCGAGGCCGATGCCGGCTCCGCCGTGCGCGCGCGTGGAGGAACTGTCGCCCTGCGAAAAGCAGTGGAAGATCTCCTCCCGCTGCCGGGCGGGAATGCCGATGCCGGTATCTTTGACGCGGATCTGCACTGCGGTTTTTCCGGACGTTTCCGGGAGCCCTCCCGCGGCATCGACACTTACCGCGATCTCGCCGGAATCCGTGAATTTGACGGCGTTCTGCAGGAGATGGCGCAGGATGAGCGTGAGCGCGCCGGAGTCGCACCCGAACCATTCCGGCATATCCTCCGCGTAGCGCCAGCGAAGCCGCACGTCCTTGCCCGCGCTGCGCTCGCGGAAACCGGCGAGTAC
It contains:
- the gcvPB gene encoding aminomethyl-transferring glycine dehydrogenase subunit GcvPB, translating into MNLIFDKCRRGARGVNPPPCDVPDEPAIPDSLRRAEDAHLCELSEPEIARHFHELSTRNFGVDSGFYPLGSCTMKYNAKVLEAIARRPGFAGLHPLLAKVAGGGPYAQGALEVLASLEERLCEITGMGAYTLQPLAGAHGELTGMLLVAAYHHARGDAKRTEVLIPDESHGTNPSSAATAGLEVVSIPTDPSTGMLDLAALKQHLSERTAAVMLTNPNTLGIFHAHIREVVACAHEQGALVYYDGANLNAVLGRFRPGDAGIDVVHVNLHKTFGTPHGGGGPGAGPVGVNGRLEPFLPGPRPVRCGDGQIRLEDAGGKSIGPVAPFYGQFGVCLKALAYIELLGGDGLRAVSEAAVLNANYLRQALKDDYELPFDHPCMHEFVLSASRQAANGVHATDIAKGLIEAGIHPPTVYFPLIVEEAMMFEPTETENRPTLDRFIDVMRALARRAKEDPGSLQAAPRNTAVCRPDETGAARRPDLCSA
- a CDS encoding putative molybdenum carrier protein, which codes for MTIAKIVSGGQTGADQGALEAALYCSLPHGGWVPAGRKTEKGGRVPDRFDRMREMKSGVYAARTEANVVDSDATLVFTFGKPSGGSLKTLDLADAHRKPRLHINLRQTERKAAVRQVKRWFDGPSGAEGPPAECVLNVAGPRESTAPGIQQSVMILMIDIVNAVNGFCAYPPSAALPGMLRSR